The Sulfolobus sp. A20 genomic interval TACCGTATAAGGGAACTACTTTAAATTACGATATAAGCGACCTACTGAATAATGAGATATCAGTAATTTCTAGCAATGCTGCTGTAGAGGAAGATACTAATGAGGCGCTGAAAGTAATCGCCTCTAAATCTATTGATGTTAATAGTCTTATAACACATCGTTTTCCCTTAGATGAATTTAATGAGGCCGTAAGGGTTGCTAAAGAGGGTAAGTCCATAAAGGTAATAATCTACGACTAAAATTACCGAAAAGAATAACACTAGTGTAAGTTTGAATAGTTTTAATGCCATAATTACATCTTTTTCAGTTGGTAATTCACCAAATCCTACCCTATAACTTCCAATTTTCTCTAAGGAAACGTTTAATAGTCCAGCGGCGATCGCTATGGGATATTTAGCATTGATACTTTCCATCTTAGCTTTTTTTAAGGATTTCATTCCTTGTTTAACGTTAAGTCCTAAAAAGAAGCCAGCAAGTAGCATAAATAAAGCAGTAAGCCTAGCTGGGATATAATTTAATATTGTATCAACCTTAGCTGAGAACCAACCCTCCTTGATTAGTTCTTTAGTTTTATATCCGACCATGCTATCCATCGTGTTGGCTAATCTCTGTAGCATAGCACCCGATAAACCTAGAAATAAATACCAAAAAATTGGGGAAGTAATACCGTCTACCATACTCTCAAATAATGACTCAATTAGCGCTGAGGCTATATGATTTTTATCGCTATTACTTAAGTCCCTTCTAACTATCTGTTGGGCGTAAAATCTAGAGCTTTCATCTAGTTTTGAGCCTTTGTTTACGATACTATATAACATCCGTATTGAAAAAGTAGTTTTAAGGGAGAAAATTAGTATAATTATCTTGATATAAATATTGATATTGAGCATTATAGGTAATATACTGAAAATAAATAAGACCGGAAATACTGATACTATCCATATAAAAATTCCATATATATGACCTTTATAAGGCCTTATCAATTTCTCTGATATTTTTCCCGTCCATACTACTGGATGAATATATATAGGGGGTTCTGACAAAAGCAAATCCCATAGTATCGCGAGTAACAGTATTAGGAGCATTTATAATAACATGGACAGAACTGAGTAATTTAAATGAGTAACCTCATTAACTAAAAGAAAAATGGAGAAAGATATAGTTATTGCTGCTCCCGCGATATCTCCTGAGGATCCTCCTAACGATTTACAAATTTTATGGAATATAATATATAATATCAAGAACATTATAACGTTATATAAAGAGATAAATGGTACAATTTCTATGAGCAAGAAAGCAATTTTATTTTTTAGATATTGATTAAATAGTTTACCTAGATTACTCTCGTTCATTGGCTCTATAGAAGCTAGAACAAATAAACTAAAACTTCTGGATATAATATCTGCTGAGACTATGTTGAGTAATGTCATTATTGAGTATCCTTCTAACTTCAGCATAGCAACGGTCTGAAATGATAAATATACTACCAGTAATCCTATACCACCAGAGCCGATTTGAACGTCCTTTAACGCTTTTATCTTACGTTCTCTGTCACCCTTTACCATTAGTGCATCTCCCAAATCTAACAGACCATCCAGATGATTAAATCCCCTTAATAGCTCAATGATACCTATTAGTAAGATTCCAGCTATTGTACCTAGTATGAAATGTAGTAATGTGTAAGATGAGAACTCAATTATGGCTAATATGGGACCCACTATTATTGGAGCTAGAAATGAATATTTTGCTATGTCTTCTATGCTAACATTGGATCTTATTGGTAACGACGAGAAGAAGGCAATCTGTCCAACGATTCCCATCTTGCTCATATCTAATCATAAGTTTATTTACTAAAATATGTGATATGATTTGTGTCAATAATAGTAGCGTCGACAATGAGTGATTCTGGTAAATCCTTTATTACAGCGGGTTTAGTAAAAATCTTGAATTCTAAGCCATTAAAAGTACAGAACATGTCATTAAATAGTATATCTACGCATGATGGAGGAGAAATTGCATTTATTCAAGCATATCAGGCTATTGGTAGTCGTATCACTCCAGAAAGATTCATGAATCCAATACTTTTGAAACCAATGGGAAACGGCATAGAAGTAGTATATATGGGAGAATCCTTGGGTATAATGAAAGGCGAGGAGTATTATGACTTAGCTAACAATAAGCTTTGGTTAAAAATATCAGAATATTTAAAAAGAAATGATTTAGTTATTGAAGCGGCTGGAGGGTTAGGGGAACCTAATTTCATACATAAAGATATTACGGCAATAAAGGTTATGAAAGAGCTAAAGATTCCCGCTATATTAGTTTTAGACATTGATAGAGGTGGGGCATTCTCCTCGGCTTATGGAACATTTATGATGTTGCCAGATTCTATAAGAAGTAATCTAAAAGGTTTCATAATTAACAAATTCAGAGGAGATGAAAGATTTCTTTTTGATGCGATAAAGTGGCTCGAGGAGAAGACTGGAATGAAGTATCTAGGTTATATTCCATATCTTGAAGAAAGTCCAATTATGCCAGAGGATTCTATGAATATATATGATATAGGTGATGGGGATAAGGAAGTTGCTATCATAGCTTATCCTTATATGAGTAACTTTAATGAATTCTACGCTTTTAAGAAATCTAATGCTCACGTGTACTTCGCTAAGAAACCAAAAGAAATTGTAAAGGCTGATCTTGTAATATTACCCGGTAGTAGAAACACGTTAGAGTCTTTAAATTGGTTAGTTAGTAAAGGATTTATTGATTATATCAAGAATAAGAGAGTTTTAGGTATATGTGGCGGATTTCAGATTTTAGGTAGAAAAATTCTTGATCCCTATGGAATAGAGTCTGGCAAGCCATCGGAGTATAATGGCTTAGGTATATTTGATTTTAATGTATATTATGATAAAAGGAAAATTGTTTCTATGACTAAAGCTATTTCTAATTTTGGTGAAATAGAAGGCTATGAAATTAGGAGAGGGATAATTAGGTATCAAGATGAGAAACCGATAATAGAAATAGTTTCGAGAAATAATATGAAAGTAAGTGTATTTGATGGCGCTTATAATAATAATTTCATTGGACTTAGTATTCATGGTAGCTTGTTCTCGGAGGGAGGAAAGAAGTTATTAAAGGAATTGTCGGATATTGAAGTTTATTCATCATCTATGAATCAAGAAATTCAAAGTCAAGTATCTTTAATAGAGACTTTATTAAACAAGTATTTACATTTAGATGAGATAATGGAGATTTATAAGGCATAGCATAGAAAATAAGTTAAAATGTTTGATCCTTCTTCATTCATCGAGGAAATATCGCCTCAACTAAAAGAGAAAGTAGGTAACGAGAAAGTCCTAGCCGCTGTAAGTGGTGGAGTAGATAGCACTACGGCAGCAGTATTAGGCTATAGAATTTTAGGAGAAAGAATAGTACCGGTTTTGATAGATACCGGGTTCTTAAGAAAAGATGAAGCTAAGAGGGTTAAAAATTATCTGAAAGATGTTTTACCAAATTTGGAAGTAATTGATGAAAGCGATAAATTTATATCATCTCTTGAAGGCACTTCAGATGCTGAGGAGAAGAGGAGGAAGTTTAGAGATTTATTTTATTCAACTATTTCTTCTCTTATGAGAAAATATGATGCAAAGCTCCTAATGCAAGGAACAATAGCCGCAGATTGGGTTGAAACTCAAGGAGGAATTAAAACTCAGCACAATGTTTTAGTTCAGATAGGAATAAATACAGAGAAAACTTGGGGATTTACGGTAATTGAACCATTGGCGGACTTATACAAAAATGAGGTTAGGGAATTAGCTAGATACTTAAAATTGCCAAGGGAAATTTCTGAAAGGCAACCGTTCCCTGGTCCCGGTTTACTAGTAAGAACAGTTGGGAAGTTTACTAAGGAGAAGCTATCCATTGTTAGAGAAGCTAACGAGATCGTCGAGAGTTACTTAAACAGCTTTGGCTATTCGCAATACTTTGCGGTGATTTTTGAGAGCGATGGAGTTGATACTACGTTAAACGGACTTAATGTTTATAAATATCTCGTAAAAGCTACTGGAGTAAAGGGAGATGTAAGATCCTACGGTAATATAATTAAGCTTAGCTGTAAGGATATAACAAATATTAAGGAGATAATCGATAAGCTTCAAAAATACGACGTAACTCACGTGTTATGCAGAGTAAGGGAGAAACAAGTGGGAAAATATTCTATAGGAATTAGAGCAGTTTTAACTGAAGACTTCATGACCGCAGACTACGCAAAAATACCGATTCCGATATTAGATAGAATAGCTGAGGAAATTGTGAATAAGTTTCCAGAAGTAAAAGAAGTGTTATACGATGTAACATCTAAACCTCCAGCCACAATAGAATTTGAATAATATATAATATAAATTTCCTAAAAAGATGTTTTGTTACACAATAAAAATATTTACTTATTTATCTTTTCTAATAGTTGAATTCTTTTAGCTGGATGAGGATGATCCATTAATATATCAGCATACCATGGCACTTTACTATTTTTCCATATTTCTACTAGTTCCCTAGCATTCCATGCAGGAACTTCTTCAATCCCATTAGTGAAGAACAGCATACTCGTTAATTGGTTGGTAGTATTTCTTTTCTTGAATTTATCTAATGCTTCTGGATCCATGGATAAGGTTAATTTAGCTAAGGCTAACTGTAAGTTCTCTTTCCCTCCCGGAACTGTTAACGCAGAATTAACATCAGCATATGCCTCTCTCATTCTGTTAAGGAATAATACGAATAGTTGGAACACAAAACTGACTGCCATCATCGCTATTCCTACTAAGAATATAAGTCCCCCGTTATTTCTTCCATTTCCTCCACCGCT includes:
- a CDS encoding cobalamin biosynthesis protein, with product MLLILLLAILWDLLLSEPPIYIHPVVWTGKISEKLIRPYKGHIYGIFIWIVSVFPVLFIFSILPIMLNINIYIKIIILIFSLKTTFSIRMLYSIVNKGSKLDESSRFYAQQIVRRDLSNSDKNHIASALIESLFESMVDGITSPIFWYLFLGLSGAMLQRLANTMDSMVGYKTKELIKEGWFSAKVDTILNYIPARLTALFMLLAGFFLGLNVKQGMKSLKKAKMESINAKYPIAIAAGLLNVSLEKIGSYRVGFGELPTEKDVIMALKLFKLTLVLFFSVILVVDYYLYGLTLFSNPYGLIKFI
- the cobS gene encoding adenosylcobinamide-GDP ribazoletransferase, which translates into the protein MSKMGIVGQIAFFSSLPIRSNVSIEDIAKYSFLAPIIVGPILAIIEFSSYTLLHFILGTIAGILLIGIIELLRGFNHLDGLLDLGDALMVKGDRERKIKALKDVQIGSGGIGLLVVYLSFQTVAMLKLEGYSIMTLLNIVSADIISRSFSLFVLASIEPMNESNLGKLFNQYLKNKIAFLLIEIVPFISLYNVIMFLILYIIFHKICKSLGGSSGDIAGAAITISFSIFLLVNEVTHLNYSVLSMLL
- a CDS encoding cobyric acid synthase, which gives rise to MSIIVASTMSDSGKSFITAGLVKILNSKPLKVQNMSLNSISTHDGGEIAFIQAYQAIGSRITPERFMNPILLKPMGNGIEVVYMGESLGIMKGEEYYDLANNKLWLKISEYLKRNDLVIEAAGGLGEPNFIHKDITAIKVMKELKIPAILVLDIDRGGAFSSAYGTFMMLPDSIRSNLKGFIINKFRGDERFLFDAIKWLEEKTGMKYLGYIPYLEESPIMPEDSMNIYDIGDGDKEVAIIAYPYMSNFNEFYAFKKSNAHVYFAKKPKEIVKADLVILPGSRNTLESLNWLVSKGFIDYIKNKRVLGICGGFQILGRKILDPYGIESGKPSEYNGLGIFDFNVYYDKRKIVSMTKAISNFGEIEGYEIRRGIIRYQDEKPIIEIVSRNNMKVSVFDGAYNNNFIGLSIHGSLFSEGGKKLLKELSDIEVYSSSMNQEIQSQVSLIETLLNKYLHLDEIMEIYKA
- a CDS encoding ATP-binding protein, with the protein product MFDPSSFIEEISPQLKEKVGNEKVLAAVSGGVDSTTAAVLGYRILGERIVPVLIDTGFLRKDEAKRVKNYLKDVLPNLEVIDESDKFISSLEGTSDAEEKRRKFRDLFYSTISSLMRKYDAKLLMQGTIAADWVETQGGIKTQHNVLVQIGINTEKTWGFTVIEPLADLYKNEVRELARYLKLPREISERQPFPGPGLLVRTVGKFTKEKLSIVREANEIVESYLNSFGYSQYFAVIFESDGVDTTLNGLNVYKYLVKATGVKGDVRSYGNIIKLSCKDITNIKEIIDKLQKYDVTHVLCRVREKQVGKYSIGIRAVLTEDFMTADYAKIPIPILDRIAEEIVNKFPEVKEVLYDVTSKPPATIEFE